One Vulcanisaeta thermophila DNA segment encodes these proteins:
- a CDS encoding polysaccharide deacetylase family protein → MTYVAISFDDGYIKQYEYAKLLYKMDIPATFFLITGLTEYSGEKLITKEPKLIREIMDMGHEVGSHTHTHPDLTRIGREKIREEFINSINTLRRWGIDYEVGIAYPYGSFNNEVIEEASRYFAYGRTMGEYNRWNERFIRYAIGGMGIRHLPKLIIKLITGKPKLISIVMHRENPTLIKATIEYLKMFNLRFKTLSEAIHG, encoded by the coding sequence ATGACCTACGTAGCCATAAGCTTCGATGATGGGTACATAAAACAATACGAATACGCAAAGCTACTCTACAAAATGGACATACCAGCCACATTCTTCCTAATAACAGGACTCACCGAATATAGTGGCGAAAAACTAATCACAAAAGAACCGAAACTAATAAGGGAAATCATGGACATGGGCCACGAAGTAGGATCCCACACCCACACCCACCCAGACCTAACAAGGATAGGTAGAGAAAAAATCAGGGAGGAATTCATAAACAGCATAAACACACTAAGGAGGTGGGGCATCGATTACGAGGTAGGCATAGCATACCCCTACGGATCATTCAACAACGAAGTAATCGAGGAGGCAAGCAGGTACTTCGCATACGGGAGAACCATGGGCGAGTACAATAGGTGGAACGAAAGGTTCATAAGGTACGCAATAGGGGGTATGGGGATAAGGCATTTACCAAAACTAATAATAAAGTTAATCACGGGAAAACCAAAATTAATAAGTATAGTAATGCACAGAGAAAACCCAACCCTGATTAAAGCAACAATAGAATACCTAAAAATGTTCAACCTACGATTTAAAACATTAAGCGAGGCCATTCATGGATAA
- a CDS encoding glycosyltransferase family 4 protein yields the protein MRTLIVTAEYPPYTFGGVGTFAYELAQGLKALGHDVHVVSRSHSLNTINSTNVRLLLSPPIPPKDLWFYSLRGMDMMKVVKELKPDIIHDASGITGYLPWITRYAPTVVTVHGTPMLGRIRILMGGEDKIRSILFDISHSIPARLISIFTKPQVKRVVFVSKAALWDSVKNMDNKTKGEFLKRARVVYNGVNIRWLRKIQSEVEPEDYRVSFIARLMEYKGVRWLIKAFRHVVNEIPNAKLDIVGDGPLFNEMRKLIEKLDLKNNVIMHGSLPREREQ from the coding sequence ATGAGAACCCTCATAGTAACAGCTGAGTACCCACCATACACGTTTGGTGGGGTCGGAACGTTCGCATACGAATTGGCCCAGGGACTTAAGGCACTGGGTCACGATGTCCATGTAGTGTCAAGGAGCCACTCATTAAATACAATTAACAGCACTAACGTGCGCCTGCTGTTATCACCACCAATACCACCCAAGGATCTATGGTTCTACAGCTTAAGGGGCATGGACATGATGAAGGTGGTAAAAGAACTGAAGCCAGACATCATACATGACGCCAGCGGTATAACGGGCTACCTACCCTGGATAACTAGGTACGCACCCACCGTGGTCACAGTGCACGGAACACCCATGCTAGGAAGAATAAGAATACTAATGGGTGGCGAGGATAAAATCAGATCCATACTATTCGACATAAGTCACTCAATACCGGCCAGGCTAATAAGCATCTTTACCAAGCCCCAGGTAAAGCGTGTGGTTTTCGTGTCGAAGGCGGCATTATGGGATTCCGTAAAAAACATGGATAACAAAACAAAGGGTGAGTTTCTAAAGAGGGCTCGTGTAGTCTATAATGGGGTCAACATACGATGGCTAAGGAAAATACAGAGTGAGGTGGAACCCGAGGATTATAGGGTATCCTTCATCGCCAGGTTGATGGAGTATAAGGGGGTTAGGTGGTTAATCAAGGCCTTTAGGCATGTGGTTAATGAAATACCCAACGCAAAACTCGACATAGTCGGTGATGGGCCATTATTTAACGAAATGAGGAAACTAATTGAGAAGCTAGACCTGAAAAACAACGTAATAATGCACGGCTCATTACCCAGAGAGAGAGAGCAATGA
- a CDS encoding glycosyltransferase, producing MRILARSKILTHPSLAEGFGIVIAEAYAMGKPVITHKAPYAMELVAETGAGIMVNILNEREYAEAIIQLLTDKNLHNKLSQRALNIAPKFSLESMINGYVKVYQEAMLA from the coding sequence ATGAGGATACTGGCAAGGTCTAAGATACTTACACACCCAAGCCTAGCCGAAGGCTTCGGGATAGTAATCGCAGAAGCATACGCAATGGGCAAACCAGTAATAACGCACAAAGCCCCCTACGCAATGGAGTTAGTAGCCGAGACAGGGGCTGGCATAATGGTTAACATACTCAATGAGAGGGAGTATGCCGAGGCAATAATACAATTACTAACCGACAAAAACCTACACAACAAATTATCACAGAGGGCCCTGAACATCGCACCTAAATTCTCCCTTGAATCCATGATAAACGGGTACGTCAAAGTCTATCAGGAAGCAATGTTAGCATGA